The following is a genomic window from Anopheles aquasalis chromosome 3, idAnoAquaMG_Q_19, whole genome shotgun sequence.
TGTTATCATTTTCCTCCACCTCAAACACTACATCCACTATAGGTTGAATGCCTTGCAAGGAACGGAAGTGGGAAACGAGCACATTGAACATACTGGTTCTGTTTCGTCTGATACACTCCGTCATGCAGACAACCAATTCTTTGGTGGTGCTTCCAGCCAATGGTTGGTTCATCTGCTTCTCACACGCAACAATCAGATGCTCCAGTTTCAAGACAGATCTACGCTTGATTGCTGATCGGCAGGCAACTTCAACGATATAATCTTCTACACTCTCTTGTTCCGTTGTGTGCTTAATGTTTTCTGGCGAGAATCTGTAGATTGATTTTGCTCATCTATGTAAAAGGTAATCATATTTTCCATTAAATGGAAATAGCGTTGCTATTTGATTGAGCTCATCGTAACATTCTCTGAAGCGCGAGCATTCGTCTGAATTCCTTATTTTATGTTCAACTACGCGGTTAATTCCAAGACGATACTCAATGATGTATCTTGCCGCTTCAACGTTGccagccgcaacagcaacatgtattacactttttcttctttcgttacTGCGGAAGCAGAGCTCCTCAGTTTATTCCTGCGACTTTCCGTCAAAAACGAAAGCGGAAAGCCATTTGAGGTGATCTCTAGCACCCGTTTAGTTATGCAACGCACTAGCGTATAGTTTTTAGTTTAGCAACATTTCCAACTAGTCTTTCTTGAAGCATAGTGGTGCAAAATACTCCATCCATTCTGCTCATTGGTGGTCATGACATTGACCATTTTATGTTCGATCAAGAATTTGACCATACAACCGAGTCCAGATTGTGCAGCAATATGTAACACATTGGCACCCTTGGCATCTATTTCGCCTAGATTCGAGGTCCGTTCAAACAGATATGAGTAAATTGGAACAAAATCAGGCCATTCGAACACACAtccatatgttttttttgttccttttacATCAATATGTGACCGATGAGCAATTTGCATAATATCGATTAGAACCTTCCAGTCAATGCTTACGTTCAATGTTTTACACGCATTTCCTATCATTGATTCATGTTTCAGGCATACAGAAAGAGCCAAGAGCTTCAATTTACATACCTCTTCCACCGATCGGTTGAACGATAATTTCGCATCTACTTGCTTGACCAATTCCTCTTTATTTACTGAAGTCAGATCACATCTTTCATCTTCACTTTTTTCAACAACTTCAAACAAATTGGCATGATCATCCAGCTCGTTTGGATTGAGCAGCCATTTGGTGACATCAAGGAAGTCTGTTGAAAATAAGCTCCTTGCAATGCTTGCTAACCAATCtgcatcataaattaatgGTGGAATTGCACTGGGGAATTCACGATGCAAATAGTACATCAGGAATAGCGATCTGCGTTGCTTTGCCATTTGGTACAACTCTTTGGTATTCTCTTGGAGGAACAATCGCCCATTATTTGGCTCTTGTGTTTCCTCCCGGTTAGTTAATGAAATCTTTGCTAATTGCTTGGCTAGCACACAAAGTACGTTGTAATGCCACCATTTCTCCTCAACAGATTTCGAAATCGCGTGAATCGCACGGTAGCAGAATATCATGTTTGGTATGGCATCAACGCATAGGTTTCTGATTTCATCAAATTCATTGAGACCCAATTTCCTAGTCACAATGTGCTTTACTACGCCTCTTTGTCCATTTTCCATTGCGATTTGTACAATGCTTCGTCCCTTCGTATCGAAACATTCCATGTCTGTTATTTTTTCTAGCATGTGACGGAATAAATCAGATTTTTCACCATCCACAGAAGAAGCTCTGGTATCATCTTCAGTTATTTCTTTAACACACGATAAACGGTTATTACCTAGCAAGCCTAACTTTTCGATTCTACGTTTTAATAAAGCTCCCCATAAAGTTCTTCGGGTTAAGCTTATGTTCCTTTCAATATTCCTTTTGTCACAACGCTTGGGCAAAACGCTTCAATGAAATTGCTGGGAAGTGAACTCAGTTTGACTAGAAATCAAGGAAAAGGATTGCTTATATTATTTTTCCAGTCGAGtattttttctatttaatATATTTCCTATGCGGTATAAGTAGAAACGGTTTCTTGAAACAAATTTTTTActatatattttatttttcatttcatcatcattatttattattattattatattcatcatttcatcaatTGTATTTAACGCATATATTTTTAACGAAGAGTAAAATACAAATATCTGCACATGTATCTCCCAAATTGCATAAAACGAGACTATTTGTTGAGCAAAACTTGAATGTGAGACAAATTGCATAACTATAAGAAATCCAAAATATTCTCAAAAAAATTTACCATTTGATCTACGGAAATATtgcaataataaaataatgaacTAAACCCCCAGCTCCACAACTTCACCATAACCAATGCGCAAGAgaataaacaataaatcaaaactcGATACTGATTCGGGCATCATTCCTTAACTTTTACAATACAAATGCAGGTATTCTAACACGAACAACCTGCTCAGCGGCCTAATTCCATTATTCTATTATTAGTTTACTCTACGGGAAAGAGTTAACAAATCATAAATCTATGCGGATAACTGAATTTCAACAAACAAGGCCAAATGACGTCTTAGGGTACCCCGatatttgttctttttttcttttctaccATTCTCGAAACATCAAGAGTGGAATTTAATACACAACAGCCTGAAACATGATATCCCGTTTTGTGAGTTTCGGCTCAATTGTCTCGCTGGTGTTATGTCCTGTTGCGAAAGGTCATTTCCGACACTTCTTTTCTTGGGAAGAGTAAAGGATTCTGGTTGATGATGTTATGTCAAAATATTTAGACACGCTGTGGTTCAGGTATCCTTTAACAAGTGGTCATCACTTCAGCATACAGAAGCGTAATGATAAGGAAGCGACAGACAATTAAATATAGTTCCTCAGCGGCACATTAAtcgtaatttattttatttctccttctccttacAATCTAAATATTGCAGAGCATTTCACAAAAAACCGGTCGCTCTATCTATTCATCGGCGGTCACCGTTTCGAACCGAACAGACTCATAAAACCCAACATCGTCCGGGCCGAGTAGGAACACAGCGGATACCGTCGGTAACACTTCTCGTAGTTATCCTTCGACTGCAAGTTATCGTTGAACTTCAGGCCGATTTCAAACGATTCCTTCAACGGTTTCGGTACCGTTTTGCTGTTCTCTACACTGAAACTGATAGGCAAGTGTTTTACAGATGGCCCTTGCATTTCACGGTTTCGCTAATACTTACGCTATAAACTCATAAATCAACTTGGCTTGATCGTTCTGCGGTTCGGCACCGGCGGCCAGCTGACAAACCAGCGAAAGGGCACACTTCAGTGGATCCGTCCGTAGCAGCTGGTTCCAGTTTATCTTCGCTTCGAAATCCTAtgtgaaagagagtgaaaagtCCAAAAACTAAGTTAAGGAGTTTGGAGCAAAATTGCAATCGATGTTAAAGTACGCCCCAAGTGACGTCATAATCCTACATCCGAGCCTTCCTTACTTCCAACTACCATGCGCTAAATTTCAAGTACCTCAACCCCGGGCGGAAAGGCTGAAAAGGACATTTTATGTAATGGAAAACCGGGGAAAACTGCGCGTTCATTGCTCCTCCTATTTTTCGACATTCAACCAATCCTCCGGAACGCATGGCGCATGGCGGAAATGGCGTGGCACGTGTAAGTctgagcgagagtgagaacgACTAGAATCTATGTTTCGTAGTGCCGTGCTTCTGTGTAGCGAAACGGGATACAGGCTAGCAGGATGTTGGgggaaaatgttggaaaataataaactaaTGGTGGTTACGAGACTCTCGTTGTGGCGGAATGTTACTCCCGGTGGACATCCATGTAATCATACTTCTTATCCTGATAACAACCACATAGACATAGAAAAGGAATCCTCTTCGTAGCCATTAGGCAGATCCTTTTGTCAAGGTGCATCCATAGTTCCCATTCCCAACGGGCAGTGGATGCtcttttctccttccatcGCTCCGATACTGATACCCCGTTGATAATGGCCATAAGGGATCAAGTGGTTTTCCATTCAGCCAGCTGCTTGCACAGTCGCTGGCCACCATACCGTCACTTAATGGATCATTTCCAatcctcttttttccttcgttttcctctcaggctctctctgtttgtcgCATTATTAGAAGCATCTCCATAGCCGGCGTGAACagataactttttttttttttttttttttttttttttttttttttttattaagatTATAGAGACTTTGAGCCTTCGGCCTACCATTCGTCTCTGTGGTTTTCGTGATTACAGTATGTTGTATAGTTTAGTTGTTTTTAGGTATTCAAGGAGTCGTTCCTCGCTAATATTGTTGTTTGCGAGGGCTTCAGGGAGGTTTTGTggaattttgtattttttcctTATAGTGTCGTACTTTTTGCAATCTGCGATTATGTGCTCCACCGTTGTGGTGCAACCACATGTGTCACATGTCGGCTGATTTCGTTTTTCTATAAGGTGTTCGTGGGTGTACTTGGTGTGACCTATTCTTAACCTGCTAAGTTTGCGTTGGTGTATGGGGTTTTT
Proteins encoded in this region:
- the LOC126577974 gene encoding uncharacterized protein LOC126577974 isoform X3 translates to MGWRFLVLAIVTLGSLYTLHLLAQDFMKLSRPLFMASMGKRDLGPSLSYNRTATLMDFEAKINWNQLLRTDPLKCALSLVCQLAAGAEPQNDQAKLIYEFIAFSVENSKTVPKPLKESFEIGLKFNDNLQSKDNYEKCYRRYPLCSYSARTMLGFMSLFGSKR
- the LOC126577974 gene encoding uncharacterized protein LOC126577974 isoform X2; the encoded protein is MGLRFLVLAIVTLGSLYTLHLLAQDFMKLSRPLFMASMGKRDLGPSLSYNRTATLMDFEAKINWNQLLRTDPLKCALSLVCQLAAGAEPQNDQAKLIYEFIAFSVENSKTVPKPLKESFEIGLKFNDNLQSKDNYEKCYRRYPLCSYSARTMLGFMSLFGSKR
- the LOC126577974 gene encoding uncharacterized protein LOC126577974 isoform X4 → MFLVLAIVTLGSLYTLHLLAQDFMKLSRPLFMASMGKRDLGPSLSYNRTATLMDFEAKINWNQLLRTDPLKCALSLVCQLAAGAEPQNDQAKLIYEFIAFSVENSKTVPKPLKESFEIGLKFNDNLQSKDNYEKCYRRYPLCSYSARTMLGFMSLFGSKR
- the LOC126577974 gene encoding uncharacterized protein LOC126577974 isoform X5, with amino-acid sequence MKLSRPLFMASMGKRDLGPSLSYNRTATLMDFEAKINWNQLLRTDPLKCALSLVCQLAAGAEPQNDQAKLIYEFIAFSVENSKTVPKPLKESFEIGLKFNDNLQSKDNYEKCYRRYPLCSYSARTMLGFMSLFGSKR